A stretch of Metabacillus sp. FJAT-52054 DNA encodes these proteins:
- a CDS encoding polyprenyl synthetase family protein: MTSRKELIEKELPLYIENLNAPQPLKEAMLYSLNAGGKRLRPILVLASLNAFGKEEAIGMPAACAVEMIHTYSLIHDDLPCMDDDDLRRGKPTNHKVYGEALAVLAGDGLLTQSFQAVISLDHIEPAQKLRLISELVHAAGAEGMAGGQAADMEGEAKNLTLQELEYIHMHKTAKLLTFSLVAGAILAGAGESEIEKMRDFGQHIGIAFQIRDDILDIEGTVDKIGKPVGSDTHNQKTTYPSLLTINGARDKLASHIALAKTVLGELNMSHTFLQDLTDLIALRES, from the coding sequence ATGACAAGCCGCAAAGAATTAATTGAAAAGGAACTGCCGCTTTATATTGAAAATCTAAATGCACCACAGCCGTTAAAAGAAGCCATGCTTTATTCTTTAAACGCAGGAGGTAAACGTCTTCGGCCGATTCTTGTCCTTGCTTCTCTAAACGCATTCGGCAAAGAAGAAGCAATTGGGATGCCGGCAGCATGTGCTGTTGAAATGATTCATACATACTCTCTAATTCATGATGATCTCCCTTGTATGGATGATGATGATCTTCGAAGAGGAAAGCCCACTAACCATAAGGTATATGGGGAGGCACTGGCAGTACTTGCAGGTGACGGCCTTCTAACCCAAAGCTTTCAGGCCGTTATCTCTCTTGACCATATTGAACCCGCTCAAAAGCTTCGATTAATATCAGAGCTTGTTCATGCTGCAGGTGCAGAAGGAATGGCTGGCGGACAGGCTGCTGATATGGAAGGAGAGGCAAAAAACCTCACCCTTCAGGAATTGGAATACATACATATGCACAAAACAGCCAAGCTTCTGACCTTCAGTCTTGTGGCTGGAGCGATTTTAGCTGGGGCGGGGGAATCGGAAATTGAAAAAATGAGAGACTTCGGCCAGCATATCGGAATTGCTTTCCAAATTCGGGACGATATTCTGGATATAGAAGGCACAGTGGACAAAATCGGCAAGCCTGTCGGTTCTGATACACACAACCAAAAAACAACCTATCCGTCGCTTTTGACTATCAATGGCGCAAGGGACAAGCTTGCAAGTCACATAGCTCTCGCCAAAACCGTTCTCGGAGAGTTGAACATGAGTCATACGTTTTTGCAGGATTTGACTGATTTAATTGCTCTTAGAGAGTCCTGA
- a CDS encoding exodeoxyribonuclease VII small subunit — protein MSEKNSPEEVTFEEAMEQLEEIVGKLEQGDVPLEQAISFFQDGMKLSKLCHDKLQRVEKQMDYILREGGELEPFEIQEEE, from the coding sequence ATGAGTGAAAAAAACAGTCCCGAAGAAGTGACCTTTGAAGAGGCAATGGAGCAGCTTGAGGAAATAGTCGGAAAGCTTGAGCAGGGAGATGTCCCGCTTGAACAGGCCATCAGCTTCTTCCAGGATGGCATGAAGCTTTCCAAGCTATGCCATGACAAACTGCAAAGAGTGGAAAAGCAAATGGATTATATTCTTCGTGAAGGCGGAGAGCTGGAGCCTTTCGAAATTCAGGAGGAAGAATAA
- the xseA gene encoding exodeoxyribonuclease VII large subunit, with protein MSEIQHVTVTALTKYIKRKFDVDPHLRDIWVKGELSNVKIHSRGHLYFTLKDEQSRILGVMFASQNKAMKFRPENGMKVLLRGEISVYEQSGQYQIYAKEMQPDGIGSLYLAYEELKKNLQKEGLFDEKYKKPIPAFPQTIGVVTSPTGAAIRDVLITIKRRYPIAKVIIIPALVQGMNAGKSVAASIEEANRLGTLDTLIVGRGGGSIEELWAFNEEIVARAIFNSAVPIISAVGHETDYTIADFAADLRAPTPTGAAELAVPHFSELLERVSVRKARLMRSMQEKITKDKERLKSFERSYAFRYPKQLYEQKEQQLDDLVEDLQREMTRLLTGKKERYNNQESRLMRVHPKAQAKAALQRYEQALRTLTREMNQSLAAKQREFQHSLEKLNALNPLSIMERGYSLVYKEDDLVKSVSSASEGDKVTVRLQDGTLLCEVMEKVEKTNE; from the coding sequence ATGAGTGAAATCCAGCATGTAACGGTAACAGCCTTGACCAAATACATTAAAAGAAAATTTGATGTTGACCCCCACCTAAGGGATATTTGGGTGAAAGGCGAGTTATCCAATGTAAAGATCCATTCAAGAGGACATTTATACTTCACTTTGAAGGATGAACAGTCGCGTATTTTGGGAGTCATGTTTGCAAGCCAAAATAAAGCGATGAAATTCCGTCCTGAAAATGGAATGAAAGTGCTGCTGCGCGGTGAAATCAGTGTATATGAACAAAGCGGACAGTACCAAATTTATGCAAAGGAAATGCAGCCGGACGGAATTGGGAGCCTGTATCTTGCCTACGAAGAGCTGAAGAAAAATCTTCAAAAGGAAGGGCTTTTTGATGAAAAATACAAAAAGCCCATTCCCGCTTTTCCGCAAACCATCGGAGTTGTCACCTCTCCTACAGGTGCTGCCATCCGGGATGTATTAATCACTATTAAAAGAAGATATCCAATTGCAAAAGTAATCATTATTCCTGCCCTTGTTCAAGGGATGAATGCAGGAAAGTCGGTTGCAGCATCCATAGAAGAAGCGAACAGGCTGGGAACTCTCGATACGCTGATTGTCGGGCGCGGCGGCGGTTCGATCGAAGAGCTTTGGGCATTCAATGAAGAAATTGTAGCAAGGGCTATTTTTAATTCAGCCGTCCCGATCATCTCTGCTGTCGGCCACGAGACGGACTACACAATCGCAGATTTTGCAGCAGATCTCAGAGCGCCTACACCGACAGGGGCAGCAGAACTGGCTGTTCCCCATTTTTCTGAACTCTTGGAAAGAGTATCAGTCCGTAAAGCGAGACTGATGAGATCGATGCAGGAAAAGATCACTAAGGATAAAGAACGGTTAAAGTCCTTTGAAAGATCCTATGCTTTCCGTTATCCTAAGCAGCTCTATGAGCAAAAAGAACAGCAGCTTGATGATCTTGTGGAGGATTTGCAGCGGGAGATGACTCGTCTGCTAACCGGTAAAAAAGAACGGTATAACAATCAGGAAAGCCGTTTAATGCGTGTACATCCAAAAGCACAAGCAAAGGCTGCCTTACAGCGGTATGAACAGGCTCTAAGGACATTAACGAGAGAAATGAACCAATCTCTTGCAGCAAAGCAGAGAGAGTTTCAGCACTCTCTAGAAAAGCTTAATGCGCTCAATCCCTTGAGTATTATGGAACGCGGGTATAGTCTTGTTTATAAAGAAGATGACCTTGTCAAATCCGTCAGCAGTGCGTCTGAGGGGGATAAAGTAACGGTGAGACTTCAGGATGGAACCCTTTTATGTGAAGTCATGGAGAAGGTGGAGAAAACAAATGAGTGA
- the folD gene encoding bifunctional methylenetetrahydrofolate dehydrogenase/methenyltetrahydrofolate cyclohydrolase FolD, with the protein MTASIISGTEIAKQTRTNLSEEVTALKEQGVNPGLVIILVGDNSASLSYIKGKRKASEEIGIDFKLEQFPASLSEEELLKVIDRYNEDSSYHGILVQLPLPEHINEIAVIERISPEKDVDGFHPVNLGRMLTGQKCFLSCTPAGIMEMLRITGIDPAGKHAVVVGRSNIVGKPVGQLLLKENATVSYCHSKTKDLSEITRQADILVVAAGRANLITGNDIKPGAVVIDVGMNRNELGKLCGDVLFDEAKEVASYITPVPGGVGPMTITMLARNTVEAAKNTIS; encoded by the coding sequence ATGACTGCTTCCATAATCAGCGGAACAGAAATTGCAAAACAAACGAGAACGAACCTGTCTGAAGAAGTAACAGCACTTAAGGAGCAAGGAGTCAATCCGGGACTGGTGATTATCCTGGTCGGAGACAACTCTGCGTCCCTTTCCTACATAAAAGGCAAGCGGAAGGCTTCGGAAGAAATCGGCATCGATTTTAAGCTCGAGCAATTTCCTGCGTCTCTTTCCGAAGAAGAGCTTCTGAAAGTCATTGACCGCTACAATGAAGATTCCAGCTATCATGGAATCCTCGTTCAGCTTCCTCTGCCTGAACATATTAATGAAATAGCTGTGATTGAAAGAATATCACCAGAAAAGGATGTAGATGGCTTCCATCCGGTCAATCTAGGGCGGATGCTGACAGGGCAAAAATGCTTCCTTTCCTGTACACCCGCTGGAATTATGGAAATGCTCCGTATTACCGGGATTGACCCCGCTGGAAAACATGCGGTAGTGGTCGGCCGAAGCAATATCGTCGGCAAGCCGGTCGGTCAGCTCTTACTCAAAGAAAATGCCACGGTCTCCTATTGCCACTCCAAAACAAAAGATTTGTCTGAAATCACCAGGCAGGCTGATATCCTTGTAGTAGCGGCTGGACGTGCAAACCTGATAACTGGGAACGATATCAAGCCCGGTGCAGTCGTTATTGATGTTGGCATGAACCGCAATGAACTTGGCAAGCTGTGCGGGGATGTTCTGTTTGATGAAGCGAAAGAAGTAGCTTCCTATATTACTCCTGTTCCGGGAGGCGTTGGCCCTATGACCATTACAATGCTCGCCCGCAACACGGTGGAAGCAGCAAAAAATACTATTTCCTAG
- the nusB gene encoding transcription antitermination factor NusB: MNRRAAREKALQALFQIDVSQIDPSDALQHAFDEEEVNSFTKDLVTGTISNLEEIDSLITPHLVNWKLERLANVDRGILRLAAYEMKYETDIPASVSIDEAIELAKAFGDDQSSRFVNGVLSNIRKDIETN, encoded by the coding sequence ATGAATAGAAGAGCAGCCCGAGAGAAAGCTTTACAGGCATTGTTTCAAATAGATGTGAGCCAAATTGATCCATCAGATGCCCTGCAGCATGCTTTTGATGAGGAAGAAGTGAATTCCTTTACTAAAGACCTTGTGACTGGAACGATTTCAAACTTGGAAGAAATCGATTCGCTTATTACACCCCATCTTGTCAATTGGAAGCTGGAGAGGCTTGCGAACGTTGACAGAGGAATTTTGCGCCTCGCTGCCTATGAAATGAAGTACGAGACCGATATTCCTGCTTCTGTTTCAATTGATGAGGCCATTGAGCTTGCTAAAGCATTCGGAGATGATCAATCAAGCCGTTTTGTAAATGGAGTTCTTTCTAACATTAGAAAAGACATCGAAACCAACTAA
- a CDS encoding Asp23/Gls24 family envelope stress response protein: MKENRLLEMNQEDSTLGKVEIAPEVIEVIAGIAASEVEGVGNMRGNFASGVAERLGKKNHGKGVKVELSEEGISIDIYCTMAFGVSIPNVAQSIQDNIRQALLTMTALDITEINVHVVGILFDAKTPEVEIDQEM; this comes from the coding sequence ATGAAGGAAAACCGTTTACTAGAAATGAACCAGGAAGACAGTACACTTGGCAAGGTTGAAATTGCACCGGAAGTTATTGAAGTGATTGCGGGTATTGCTGCTTCTGAAGTTGAAGGGGTAGGGAATATGCGCGGCAACTTTGCATCAGGTGTAGCAGAGCGCCTTGGAAAGAAAAATCATGGCAAGGGTGTAAAAGTTGAGCTTTCTGAAGAAGGAATCTCTATTGATATTTATTGCACCATGGCATTTGGCGTTTCCATTCCAAACGTTGCGCAGTCCATTCAGGATAATATCCGTCAGGCGCTTTTAACGATGACAGCTCTTGATATTACAGAGATTAATGTCCATGTAGTAGGGATTCTTTTTGACGCTAAAACGCCTGAAGTAGAAATCGATCAGGAAATGTAA
- the accC gene encoding acetyl-CoA carboxylase biotin carboxylase subunit: MIKKLLIANRGEIAVRIIRACKELEIETVAVFSEADRDALHVQLADEAYCIGPTSSRDSYLNFTNIISVANLTGTDAIHPGYGFLAENADFAELCRECSITFVGPSPEAISKMGTKDVARETMREANVPIVPGSRGIIKNIEEAVSLAEEIGYPVIIKATAGGGGKGIRVARDQKDLEKGIRITQKEAETAFGNPGVYIEKFIEDFRHVEIQVMADTHGNTIHLGERDCTIQRRLQKLVEESPSPALDPAIREKMGQAAVRAAEAVQYTGAGTVEFIFDYNEQRYYFMEMNTRIQVEHPVTEMVTGIDLIKEQIKVASGDTLSIKQEDVVFKGWAMECRINAENPSKNFMPSPGKIEMYLPPGGLGVRVDSAVYPGYSIPPYYDSMIAKLITYGDTREEAIARMKRALSEFVIEGISTTIPFHLKLLDHETFKSGNFNTKFLELYPVMES; encoded by the coding sequence ATGATCAAGAAATTACTCATTGCGAATCGGGGAGAAATTGCTGTAAGAATCATCCGGGCGTGCAAAGAGCTTGAGATTGAGACCGTTGCCGTTTTTTCAGAAGCAGACAGGGACGCTCTGCATGTTCAGCTCGCAGATGAAGCGTATTGCATTGGACCGACTTCTTCAAGAGACAGCTATTTAAATTTTACCAATATTATCAGTGTTGCCAACCTGACTGGAACAGACGCCATCCATCCCGGTTATGGCTTCCTTGCTGAAAATGCGGACTTTGCTGAATTGTGCAGAGAGTGCAGCATTACCTTTGTAGGACCGAGTCCTGAAGCTATTTCAAAGATGGGTACGAAGGATGTAGCGAGAGAAACAATGCGGGAAGCGAATGTTCCGATTGTTCCGGGATCAAGGGGAATTATTAAAAATATTGAAGAAGCGGTTTCCCTTGCAGAGGAAATTGGGTATCCGGTTATTATAAAGGCAACTGCAGGCGGCGGCGGAAAAGGAATTCGCGTTGCACGGGATCAGAAAGATCTTGAAAAAGGAATCCGCATTACTCAGAAGGAAGCGGAAACAGCCTTTGGAAACCCTGGGGTATATATTGAGAAATTCATTGAAGACTTCCGCCATGTTGAAATTCAGGTGATGGCTGATACTCACGGAAACACGATTCATTTAGGCGAACGTGACTGTACCATTCAGCGCAGACTGCAAAAGCTTGTAGAAGAATCTCCTTCGCCGGCACTCGATCCTGCAATCCGTGAGAAAATGGGACAGGCGGCTGTGAGAGCGGCAGAAGCGGTTCAATACACGGGAGCTGGAACGGTTGAGTTCATTTTTGATTATAATGAACAACGTTACTATTTCATGGAAATGAACACGCGGATTCAGGTTGAGCACCCTGTAACTGAAATGGTGACCGGAATTGACTTGATTAAAGAGCAAATCAAAGTGGCATCCGGAGACACCCTCAGCATTAAGCAGGAGGATGTTGTGTTTAAAGGCTGGGCAATGGAATGCAGGATCAATGCAGAAAATCCGTCAAAGAACTTTATGCCTTCTCCCGGGAAGATCGAGATGTATCTGCCACCGGGCGGCCTTGGAGTCAGAGTGGATTCCGCGGTTTATCCCGGGTATTCAATTCCTCCATATTACGACTCCATGATTGCAAAATTGATTACATATGGAGATACAAGAGAAGAAGCGATTGCAAGAATGAAACGTGCATTGAGCGAGTTTGTAATCGAAGGAATCTCTACAACGATTCCTTTCCATTTAAAGCTGCTTGATCATGAAACATTTAAAAGCGGAAATTTTAACACGAAGTTTCTGGAGCTGTATCCAGTAATGGAATCCTAA
- the accB gene encoding acetyl-CoA carboxylase biotin carboxyl carrier protein yields MLKIQEIRELIKLIDQSSIDEFTYENEGAKLLLKKSAPEAVYSHAAPAAAEAPVQQAAPVQAAQQSAGQEAPKAEEKPAAESVQDENLVKITSPMVGTFYAASSPETGNYVELGSKVKNDTVVCIVEAMKLFNEIEAETKGEIVEILAENGQLVEYGQPLFLVKPE; encoded by the coding sequence ATGTTGAAAATCCAGGAGATTCGGGAACTGATCAAGTTAATCGACCAATCTTCAATTGATGAATTTACATACGAAAATGAAGGTGCAAAGCTTTTATTGAAAAAATCAGCGCCTGAAGCTGTTTACAGTCACGCAGCGCCAGCTGCTGCTGAAGCTCCAGTGCAGCAGGCTGCACCAGTTCAGGCAGCTCAGCAGAGTGCCGGCCAGGAAGCGCCAAAAGCAGAGGAAAAACCGGCAGCTGAATCGGTACAGGATGAAAACCTGGTTAAAATTACATCTCCAATGGTAGGAACTTTTTACGCGGCTTCTTCACCGGAAACAGGTAATTATGTGGAATTAGGTTCAAAAGTAAAAAATGACACAGTCGTGTGCATCGTAGAAGCAATGAAGCTGTTTAATGAAATTGAAGCAGAAACTAAAGGAGAAATCGTGGAAATTCTGGCGGAAAACGGTCAGCTTGTAGAATACGGCCAGCCCCTGTTCCTCGTAAAGCCTGAATAA
- a CDS encoding SpoIIIAH-like family protein produces MLKKQTVWLLTMLSLVVVLSVYYITSPEGGTGTDMAAVNKDQNQDKKTAGKEETAASKTVSKDTKGNENAKGEAKSAAGEDGTVVSTVESDELFTSLRMELEDQRSELKSQLQSVVASKDASAEEKSKAYEQMKELSDTAGKEAILETLIKSEDYDDALVRVEDNQVLITVKAKDHSAANANDIIMLVRSEIAGMENVAVSFEPTK; encoded by the coding sequence ATGCTGAAAAAACAAACCGTTTGGCTGCTAACGATGCTTAGCTTAGTCGTAGTGTTATCTGTTTATTACATTACCTCTCCTGAAGGCGGAACAGGAACCGATATGGCTGCAGTAAATAAGGACCAGAATCAAGATAAAAAAACTGCCGGGAAAGAAGAAACGGCTGCATCAAAAACGGTTTCCAAAGATACAAAGGGAAATGAAAATGCCAAAGGGGAAGCCAAATCTGCAGCCGGGGAAGATGGTACAGTCGTTTCAACAGTTGAAAGCGATGAACTCTTTACTTCCCTTCGCATGGAGCTTGAAGATCAGAGAAGCGAGCTGAAAAGCCAGCTTCAGTCCGTCGTTGCAAGCAAAGACGCATCTGCTGAAGAAAAAAGCAAAGCTTATGAGCAAATGAAAGAACTGTCTGACACGGCAGGCAAGGAAGCCATTCTTGAAACGCTAATCAAATCTGAGGATTATGATGATGCATTAGTAAGGGTAGAAGATAATCAGGTTTTGATTACGGTCAAAGCGAAAGATCATAGTGCAGCGAATGCCAATGACATCATCATGCTTGTCAGAAGCGAAATTGCCGGTATGGAAAATGTAGCGGTTTCCTTTGAACCGACCAAATAA
- the spoIIIAG gene encoding stage III sporulation protein AG, with translation MSEKTSLMDKIKKFFSQSGGQSKVNPKTILMLLAAGIGIMLLSNLTDQSVKTAGVQPAAVSPGSGNSETQEVFKPAADTEKDLIAGYEHDYETQLKEALETISGIDDVSVVVNVDATSLKVLEKNRNTQSQSTNETDRDGGERKVDDVTNDEQVVIIKQGDKETPIVLQYTKPAIRGVLVVANGADNVQIKKMIVDSVTRVLGVESFKVAVAPKKIKEAS, from the coding sequence ATGAGTGAGAAAACATCGTTAATGGATAAAATCAAGAAGTTCTTCAGCCAGAGTGGGGGACAGTCAAAGGTGAATCCGAAAACCATCTTGATGCTGCTCGCGGCGGGAATCGGAATTATGCTTTTAAGCAACCTGACTGATCAAAGTGTCAAAACGGCAGGCGTGCAGCCGGCAGCTGTTTCCCCCGGAAGCGGAAATTCAGAAACTCAGGAAGTATTTAAGCCGGCAGCTGATACCGAAAAGGATTTAATCGCGGGCTATGAACATGATTATGAAACGCAGCTGAAGGAAGCTCTGGAAACCATCAGCGGGATTGATGATGTATCTGTCGTTGTTAATGTCGATGCAACGTCACTGAAAGTACTGGAAAAAAACCGTAACACCCAAAGCCAGTCCACGAATGAAACGGATCGGGACGGGGGCGAAAGAAAAGTTGATGATGTGACCAATGATGAGCAGGTCGTCATTATTAAGCAGGGGGATAAAGAAACGCCGATCGTGCTTCAATATACGAAGCCGGCAATCAGGGGTGTACTCGTTGTAGCCAATGGGGCGGACAACGTTCAAATAAAGAAAATGATCGTGGACTCTGTGACAAGAGTGCTTGGGGTTGAGAGCTTCAAAGTTGCAGTAGCTCCCAAAAAAATAAAGGAGGCTTCATAA
- the spoIIIAF gene encoding stage III sporulation protein AF: MTFLTGWITNILLFILLAIVIDMLLPNSSMQKYSKMVIGLMLIVVILNPVFSLFSVDINKLISDFQINDASLDEESKKLIESQKREIQASQRAYILEQMAVQMKKDAGEDMEKEYSMEIRDIAIQVSDEQKSIGSSKDVKSVDVYVSAPSEKEQTAVETIAPIQIDASREMVPKEDIADSRLKDMASLLAQIWELDQEQILIHVEGGEDQVHE, encoded by the coding sequence ATGACTTTTCTGACTGGCTGGATTACGAATATCCTATTATTCATTCTGCTTGCCATCGTAATTGACATGCTGCTTCCGAACTCTTCCATGCAGAAATACTCAAAGATGGTCATCGGCTTGATGCTGATTGTGGTTATATTGAATCCTGTATTCAGCTTATTCTCTGTTGATATCAACAAGCTGATCAGTGATTTCCAAATAAATGATGCTTCGCTGGATGAAGAATCAAAAAAATTGATCGAATCACAGAAAAGAGAAATACAAGCCTCCCAGCGTGCATATATTTTAGAACAAATGGCTGTCCAAATGAAAAAAGATGCCGGGGAGGATATGGAAAAAGAATATTCAATGGAAATTCGAGACATCGCCATCCAGGTTTCAGATGAGCAGAAATCAATAGGAAGCAGCAAAGATGTAAAATCCGTAGATGTTTATGTGAGCGCCCCCTCTGAAAAAGAACAGACAGCAGTCGAAACCATAGCACCCATTCAAATTGATGCATCAAGAGAAATGGTTCCTAAAGAGGATATAGCCGATAGCCGCTTGAAGGATATGGCTTCGCTGCTTGCGCAAATATGGGAGCTGGATCAGGAGCAAATCCTGATTCATGTGGAAGGAGGGGAGGATCAGGTTCATGAGTGA
- the spoIIIAE gene encoding stage III sporulation protein AE, whose product MKRLPAIVFCILIFFPIHVQAQGNEPAQNSFSQDESLKENGEAADTVDPSLSSDPAEQEGLIRQQADKLELEHVKAFWDELLVQYGGFLPESQKGSLYDFVTGEKHFSIMDWMKALLKYLFHEILANGKLLGTLILLTIFSVLLQLLQNAFQQSTVSKVAYALVYMVLMIIALNSFHIAIQYTSDAIQSMTNFIMALIPLLLALMASSGGLVSAAFFHPVILFLMNTSGVLIQNVVLPLLFLSALLSIVSTLTDQYKVTQLAQLLRQAGIGLLGTFLTIFLGVISVQGASAAVTDGITIRTAKFLTGNFIPVLGRMFTDATDTVISASVLLKNTVGIAGVAILLAIAAFPALKVLSLAFIYKFAAAILQPVGGGPVIKCLDIISKSVIYIFAALAIVSFMFFLSLTVIIAAGNLTLMVR is encoded by the coding sequence ATGAAAAGGCTGCCAGCCATAGTTTTTTGTATTCTGATTTTCTTTCCTATACATGTACAAGCCCAGGGCAATGAACCTGCCCAAAACAGCTTCAGCCAAGATGAATCATTGAAGGAAAATGGAGAAGCAGCTGACACGGTGGACCCTTCACTTTCTTCTGATCCTGCCGAGCAAGAAGGACTTATCAGACAGCAGGCGGACAAGCTTGAACTGGAGCATGTTAAAGCTTTCTGGGACGAGCTTCTTGTACAGTATGGGGGATTTCTGCCGGAAAGCCAAAAAGGCAGTCTCTATGACTTTGTAACAGGTGAAAAGCATTTTTCCATCATGGACTGGATGAAGGCACTCTTGAAATATTTGTTTCATGAAATCCTGGCGAATGGAAAGCTGCTGGGTACACTGATCCTGCTAACAATCTTCAGTGTTTTGCTTCAGCTGCTGCAAAACGCGTTTCAGCAGAGTACAGTCAGCAAAGTGGCATACGCTCTCGTTTACATGGTGCTGATGATCATTGCATTAAACAGCTTTCATATCGCGATTCAATACACAAGTGATGCAATCCAATCCATGACGAATTTCATTATGGCTCTTATTCCATTATTGCTCGCGCTTATGGCTTCATCAGGAGGATTGGTTTCTGCCGCATTCTTTCATCCTGTTATTCTCTTTCTCATGAATACGAGCGGGGTTTTAATCCAGAATGTCGTGCTTCCCCTTCTTTTTCTATCTGCTCTATTAAGCATCGTCAGTACATTGACAGATCAGTATAAAGTTACCCAGCTGGCACAGCTCTTGAGACAGGCAGGAATTGGACTTCTCGGAACATTTCTCACGATTTTTTTAGGAGTCATTTCTGTTCAGGGGGCATCAGCCGCTGTTACGGACGGCATCACGATCCGTACAGCCAAGTTTTTAACAGGAAATTTTATCCCCGTCCTAGGACGGATGTTTACAGATGCTACTGATACTGTGATAAGTGCGTCAGTTCTATTGAAGAATACAGTCGGAATTGCCGGTGTTGCGATCCTGCTTGCGATTGCTGCATTTCCTGCGCTTAAAGTCCTGTCCCTTGCGTTTATTTATAAATTTGCTGCTGCGATCCTTCAGCCTGTTGGAGGAGGACCAGTGATTAAATGCCTGGATATTATCAGCAAAAGTGTTATTTATATTTTTGCGGCACTGGCCATCGTCTCATTTATGTTCTTCCTCAGTCTGACGGTCATTATCGCCGCGGGGAATTTAACCTTAATGGTTCGATAG
- the spoIIIAD gene encoding stage III sporulation protein AD — translation MQIIQIVGLGLVATFLALVIKEQKPNFAFLLVVFTGCVIFLYLVDQIYEIIRMIEKIAVNANVNLIYVETIMKIIGIAYIAEFGAQLTKDAGQGAIASKIELGGKILILTMAIPILTVIIETVIKMIPEF, via the coding sequence ATCCAAATTATTCAAATCGTTGGTCTTGGTCTTGTAGCTACGTTTCTGGCTCTGGTGATCAAAGAACAAAAACCGAACTTTGCCTTCCTTCTTGTTGTCTTTACCGGCTGTGTCATCTTTCTTTATTTAGTGGATCAAATATATGAAATCATTCGGATGATTGAAAAAATTGCCGTAAACGCCAATGTGAACCTTATTTATGTAGAAACGATCATGAAAATAATCGGGATTGCTTATATTGCCGAGTTCGGCGCCCAACTGACAAAAGACGCAGGACAGGGAGCCATTGCTTCCAAGATCGAGCTAGGCGGGAAAATCTTGATCCTGACAATGGCGATACCAATTTTAACCGTCATTATCGAAACGGTCATCAAAATGATTCCTGAATTTTAG
- the spoIIIAC gene encoding stage III sporulation protein AC, whose translation MGVDINIIFQIAGIGIVVAFLHTILDQMGKKEYAQWVTLLGFIYILFMVASIVDDLFKKIKAVFLFQG comes from the coding sequence ATGGGCGTCGATATTAATATCATCTTTCAGATTGCCGGAATCGGCATTGTTGTGGCTTTTCTTCACACGATCCTTGATCAAATGGGCAAGAAAGAATACGCGCAATGGGTCACACTGCTTGGTTTTATCTATATTTTATTCATGGTTGCATCGATTGTAGATGACCTATTCAAAAAGATCAAAGCGGTTTTCCTGTTTCAAGGGTAG
- the spoIIIAB gene encoding stage III sporulation protein SpoIIIAB, with protein MVKLIGAAMILFASTWIGFEIAGRLGKRTRLLREIKVALQSLEAEIVYSQKPLKAAADDLSGQLNRPLSEFFTQFSHILSSGGKSTKSAWSESLEQLAASSSLQKGELEVMKQFGETLGRHDLISQQKHIKLAMVHLEREETEAADRQQRYERMIKSIGFLCGLLVVIVLL; from the coding sequence ATGGTCAAGCTGATTGGCGCCGCCATGATTCTTTTTGCTTCCACTTGGATCGGCTTTGAAATTGCTGGCAGGTTAGGAAAAAGAACCAGACTGCTGCGGGAAATAAAGGTTGCATTACAGTCGCTTGAAGCAGAAATTGTCTACAGCCAAAAGCCTTTAAAGGCAGCTGCTGATGACTTGAGCGGACAGCTTAACAGACCGCTGTCAGAGTTTTTCACTCAATTCTCGCACATTCTTTCAAGCGGAGGCAAAAGTACAAAATCAGCATGGTCGGAAAGCCTGGAGCAGCTCGCTGCATCCAGCAGCCTTCAAAAGGGTGAACTGGAAGTAATGAAGCAATTTGGGGAGACGCTGGGCCGCCATGATCTCATCTCGCAGCAGAAGCATATAAAGCTTGCAATGGTCCACCTTGAACGGGAAGAAACAGAGGCGGCTGACAGGCAGCAGCGCTACGAGCGGATGATCAAGAGCATAGGGTTTCTGTGCGGACTGCTTGTTGTCATTGTACTGCTGTAG